Proteins co-encoded in one Saprospira grandis genomic window:
- a CDS encoding ArnT family glycosyltransferase, with the protein MKSLLSYLGLSALLSLLLLGHYFFGYYGHYGYDDVMGYMYQAAQLVQGQFHLGDDHYAYRWGTIFPTALSYALLGINDFAGALPAMLITGATALLIFWSLGGRWKGAGIWGVLLFFFNEWSLFYSDKVMPDILVALGTLGLFLCLWRLRFKRQGGPSWPYALSFSLILLYSFWAKETIILSLPVFFVFFLLDVYRREYLAFWAWAIGFSALFFALYFGVIYGQTGSFLYRFKAIELGSYFNPCSYDQLPISHLLERISYGLGLLFLRSGLLPVLGMGLGSLFFLKGRLWKLDSESAFWSLSLGLSVFSAYFMTISYKAYVPMCGTDVRHFLYLAPLAAIAAAPYLQAFWQRKQYTLGLLLPLWFWTGLAYWLDYGNALSIGAWALALSLFALSPQRLIVGARALSISLFILALAYPTYQSMQYAQTQGYIEQRELILRHFSPDQQQAAIVISNPVQRNFGEYYMQFAPQSQVLFWNYQQAAQEQPQPNSRYYLLLNGFSRYQSNTSWEELPPLVQAYYQDQKQLPLKLIDSQKEGAILLLEITDPAAAWPQLLLPQ; encoded by the coding sequence ATGAAATCACTTCTCTCCTATTTGGGCCTTAGCGCCCTGCTCTCGCTCCTGTTGTTGGGGCATTATTTTTTTGGCTATTATGGTCACTATGGCTATGATGATGTCATGGGCTATATGTACCAAGCCGCTCAATTGGTACAAGGGCAGTTTCATTTAGGCGACGACCACTATGCCTATCGCTGGGGGACGATCTTCCCCACGGCCCTCTCCTATGCCCTTTTGGGCATCAATGATTTTGCTGGGGCCCTTCCCGCTATGCTCATCACGGGCGCCACGGCCCTACTGATCTTTTGGAGTTTGGGCGGCCGTTGGAAAGGGGCCGGCATTTGGGGCGTTCTGCTCTTTTTCTTCAATGAATGGAGCCTGTTTTATTCGGATAAGGTCATGCCCGATATTCTTGTCGCTTTAGGGACCCTAGGCCTTTTTCTCTGTCTTTGGCGACTCCGCTTTAAGCGACAAGGCGGTCCAAGCTGGCCCTATGCCCTGAGCTTTAGCCTGATTTTGCTCTATTCTTTTTGGGCCAAAGAGACCATTATCTTATCGCTGCCGGTCTTTTTTGTCTTCTTTCTTCTAGATGTTTACCGCCGTGAATACCTCGCCTTTTGGGCTTGGGCGATTGGCTTTTCTGCCCTCTTTTTTGCCCTTTATTTTGGGGTGATTTATGGACAAACGGGCAGTTTTCTCTATCGCTTCAAAGCCATAGAGCTGGGCAGTTATTTCAATCCCTGCAGCTACGACCAGCTCCCAATTTCCCATTTACTAGAACGCATTAGCTATGGTTTGGGCCTTCTATTTCTTCGCAGCGGTTTGCTGCCTGTTTTGGGCATGGGCCTAGGCAGTCTCTTTTTCCTAAAAGGCAGGCTCTGGAAACTAGACAGCGAGTCCGCCTTTTGGAGCCTTAGCTTGGGCCTCAGTGTTTTTTCGGCCTATTTCATGACGATTTCTTATAAGGCTTATGTGCCTATGTGCGGCACGGATGTCCGTCACTTTTTATATTTGGCCCCCTTGGCCGCCATTGCCGCCGCCCCTTATTTACAGGCCTTTTGGCAGCGCAAGCAGTATACGCTTGGACTACTGCTGCCCTTGTGGTTTTGGACCGGTCTGGCCTATTGGCTAGACTATGGCAATGCCTTATCTATTGGGGCTTGGGCCTTGGCCCTTTCGCTTTTTGCGCTTTCTCCCCAGCGCTTGATTGTTGGGGCAAGGGCGCTCTCTATCTCGCTCTTTATTCTGGCTTTGGCCTACCCGACTTACCAAAGTATGCAATATGCCCAAACCCAAGGCTATATCGAACAGCGGGAACTGATCCTGCGGCATTTCTCTCCCGATCAGCAGCAGGCGGCCATAGTCATTAGCAATCCGGTACAGCGCAATTTTGGCGAATACTATATGCAGTTTGCCCCTCAATCTCAGGTCCTTTTCTGGAACTACCAACAGGCGGCGCAAGAACAGCCCCAGCCCAATAGCCGCTATTATTTATTGCTCAATGGCTTTAGTCGCTATCAAAGCAATACTAGCTGGGAGGAGCTCCCTCCTTTGGTACAGGCCTATTATCAGGACCAAAAACAACTTCCCCTAAAACTAATCGATAGCCAAAAAGAGGGGGCCATTCTCCTCCTCGAAATCACTGATCCCGCAGCAGCTTGGC
- the mutL gene encoding DNA mismatch repair endonuclease MutL, translating into MADLIRLLPDHIANQIAAGEVVQRPASVVKELMENAIDAGAQNIRLIINDAGKTLIQLVDDGIGMSETDARMSFERHATSKIQKAEDLFNLHTMGFRGEALASIAAVAQVEMRTKKRGEELGVRLQVEGSELILQEPCQAAAGTSISVKNLFYNIPARRNFLKSDKVEFKHILDEFQQIAIAHPDIFFALHHNGQKQFHLPASNLKQRIIQVLGKKYAQALIPISEETDIIKIWGYVGKPDFARKMRGDQYFYVNQRYIKSNYLQHALFQAYEDLLPQKMYPLYVVFFELDPAKIDVNVHPSKQEIKFEDERLIYNYLRVCTRHALAQHHVTPSIDFEQESSISKQLEREQMEKQQLFSNKTSSSKSSTGSGGYRPPQKTEQEKNNLAHWEKLYAGLQNEEEEEQQPLPSKLSKQTPLFEQEEEETLQMGQGPKQELFYLGQGYMISPLRAGYLLIHQQTALERILYDDYLQRLEHKRLVQQHSLFPISVSLNLRDAKLLQELLPELKKMGFELVPMGETTFVISSVPAYLEQLGEEDGWLKEILEQYQLGQSLSLSFEQNMARAMAMRMAKQQPKRLSPMEMQALIDRLFACQNPERSPRGRRCFIRYNFEELDSRFES; encoded by the coding sequence ATGGCAGACCTTATTCGCCTGTTGCCCGACCATATTGCCAACCAAATTGCCGCCGGAGAGGTAGTGCAACGGCCCGCTTCTGTGGTAAAAGAATTGATGGAAAATGCCATTGATGCCGGGGCGCAAAACATTCGGCTAATCATTAATGATGCGGGAAAAACCCTCATTCAGTTGGTTGATGACGGCATTGGGATGAGTGAAACTGATGCTCGGATGAGTTTTGAGCGGCATGCGACCTCTAAAATTCAGAAGGCAGAAGACCTTTTTAACCTGCATACGATGGGTTTTCGGGGCGAGGCCCTAGCCTCTATTGCTGCGGTGGCCCAGGTAGAAATGCGGACCAAAAAGCGGGGCGAAGAACTGGGCGTTCGCCTGCAAGTAGAAGGCTCGGAGCTCATCTTGCAAGAACCTTGTCAGGCGGCGGCGGGGACCAGTATTTCGGTCAAGAACCTCTTTTATAATATTCCCGCTAGACGCAACTTCCTCAAGTCCGATAAGGTAGAGTTTAAGCATATTCTCGATGAGTTTCAGCAGATTGCCATTGCTCATCCCGATATCTTTTTTGCCTTGCACCACAATGGTCAAAAGCAGTTTCATCTGCCTGCCAGCAACCTCAAACAACGGATTATTCAGGTACTGGGGAAGAAATACGCCCAAGCGCTGATTCCCATCTCTGAAGAGACCGATATTATTAAGATTTGGGGCTATGTGGGCAAGCCCGATTTTGCTCGCAAGATGCGTGGCGATCAGTATTTCTACGTCAATCAGCGCTATATCAAAAGCAATTATTTGCAGCATGCGCTTTTTCAGGCCTATGAAGACCTCTTGCCGCAAAAGATGTATCCGCTTTATGTGGTTTTCTTTGAGCTAGACCCAGCCAAAATTGATGTGAATGTCCACCCCAGCAAACAAGAAATTAAGTTTGAGGATGAGCGTCTGATCTATAATTACCTTAGAGTTTGTACCCGCCATGCTTTGGCCCAGCATCATGTGACGCCCAGCATTGATTTTGAGCAGGAGTCGAGCATTAGTAAGCAATTGGAGCGGGAACAGATGGAAAAACAACAGCTATTTTCCAATAAAACGAGCAGCTCAAAGTCTAGCACTGGCAGTGGCGGCTATCGTCCCCCTCAAAAAACGGAGCAGGAAAAAAACAATCTGGCGCATTGGGAGAAGCTCTATGCGGGTTTACAAAATGAGGAGGAAGAAGAGCAACAGCCCCTTCCTTCCAAGCTCTCTAAGCAAACCCCACTTTTTGAACAAGAAGAAGAAGAGACCCTGCAAATGGGCCAAGGCCCCAAGCAAGAGCTTTTTTATTTGGGCCAAGGCTATATGATTAGCCCATTAAGAGCGGGCTATTTACTGATTCATCAGCAGACCGCCCTAGAGCGCATCCTTTATGATGATTATTTGCAGCGGCTAGAACATAAGCGGCTGGTCCAACAACACAGCCTCTTCCCCATTAGTGTCAGCCTAAACTTGCGAGATGCCAAGCTCTTACAAGAGCTGCTGCCCGAACTCAAGAAGATGGGCTTTGAGCTGGTCCCTATGGGTGAAACCACCTTTGTCATCTCTTCAGTGCCCGCCTATTTAGAACAATTGGGCGAAGAAGATGGCTGGCTAAAAGAAATCTTGGAGCAGTACCAATTGGGTCAATCGCTCTCCCTTTCCTTTGAGCAAAATATGGCCAGAGCCATGGCCATGCGCATGGCCAAACAACAACCCAAACGGCTTAGCCCCATGGAAATGCAGGCCCTTATTGATCGACTCTTTGCCTGCCAAAATCCAGAGCGATCGCCTAGAGGTCGCCGCTGCTTTATTCGCTACAATTTTGAAGAACTCGATAGCCGTTTTGAGTCTTAA
- a CDS encoding WD40/YVTN/BNR-like repeat-containing protein — protein sequence MAYNKFLLFLLGLSCLACQKIAPLERPMTQWQAPDQLPVNSLLLHGDSLYVGLGDLFDRGGVWATALDSPSWDSLLLLDHAVRDLQWLEDRLYAYPIGNTVYYREGGIWSGLYMPGWEFFSAGHFFSDSAGLVVAGENLGQGRIHRLRANGEFPNLLQADSFLHSFSDLAGRPNGQAMAVGYGLILKTTDGGQNWSPMPPQGNYFRAISWPDSLNAFVAGDYGSVYKTEDGGESWQKLLSGQTMNPKYRWRSILALDQNRLAVGGKDGALLLSHDGGENWQKLQGLAGEEILSLAHDGQFWYLGTAQGHIWRFSD from the coding sequence ATGGCCTACAATAAATTTCTACTTTTTTTGCTCGGCTTGAGCTGCTTGGCCTGCCAAAAGATAGCGCCCCTAGAACGGCCCATGACGCAATGGCAAGCCCCCGATCAATTGCCAGTAAATAGCCTATTACTTCATGGCGATAGCCTATATGTTGGCTTGGGTGACCTTTTTGACCGTGGAGGAGTTTGGGCCACTGCTCTAGATAGCCCTAGTTGGGATAGTTTGCTCCTGCTCGATCATGCCGTCCGAGATTTACAATGGCTAGAGGACCGACTATATGCCTACCCCATTGGCAATACCGTTTATTATCGAGAAGGCGGAATTTGGTCGGGCCTATATATGCCTGGCTGGGAGTTTTTTTCTGCGGGCCATTTCTTTTCTGACTCTGCGGGCCTAGTCGTTGCTGGCGAAAATCTGGGCCAGGGGCGCATCCATCGCCTAAGGGCCAATGGAGAATTTCCCAACCTACTACAAGCCGATAGCTTTTTGCACAGCTTTAGCGATTTGGCGGGCCGGCCCAATGGCCAAGCCATGGCCGTAGGCTATGGCCTGATCTTAAAGACCACTGATGGGGGCCAAAACTGGAGCCCTATGCCGCCCCAAGGCAACTACTTTAGGGCCATCAGTTGGCCAGACAGCCTAAATGCCTTTGTGGCTGGCGATTACGGTAGTGTTTATAAAACCGAAGATGGCGGAGAAAGCTGGCAAAAGCTGCTGTCTGGCCAAACCATGAACCCCAAATACCGCTGGCGCTCTATTTTGGCCCTAGACCAAAACCGTCTGGCCGTAGGGGGAAAAGATGGGGCCCTGCTCCTCTCTCATGATGGCGGAGAAAACTGGCAAAAACTTCAGGGTTTGGCGGGCGAAGAAATTCTCTCCTTGGCCCATGATGGGCAATTTTGGTATTTGGGTACGGCCCAGGGACATATCTGGCGCTTTAGCGATTAG
- a CDS encoding M20/M25/M40 family metallo-hydrolase: protein MRSLFALLVCSLFLSSPKASCQNGDEEVEQVAKFFDHVLTQGQCYPWLHYLCKEVGHRVAGSAAGAAAVEYSQQILDSIGCDKVWTQEVEVRHWSRGSIEKCKVVQSNTLGDLELSVVALGYSAPTPNLGLKAEVIEVKSVEELRKLPSSQVKGKFVFFNGPMDPKKINTFHAYGAAGSQRTSGPKVAAQKGAVGALVRSLTLKNDDVPHSGVTIFQQEKPIPAAALGIQSADKLSALLAQEPKAKILLELNCQDLGKRKTYNVIGEIKGSVYPDEIIVVGGHLDSWDLGEGAHDDGAGCVHAMQVLHSFKALGIRPKHTIRCVLFANEESGLAGGRKYAAEAERKGEKHIAAIESDGGGHAPRGFAMDALPHVLKPAYAKAQNWRSLVAPYGFYELTTGGSGADISPLKKLGVVLFGFRPDSQRYFDYHHSRNDVFENVHRRELELGAAGIAAWVYLIDKYGLQ from the coding sequence ATGCGCTCCCTTTTTGCTCTTTTAGTCTGCTCTCTTTTTTTATCCAGCCCAAAGGCATCTTGCCAAAACGGAGATGAGGAAGTAGAGCAAGTTGCTAAATTCTTTGACCATGTTTTGACTCAGGGACAATGTTATCCTTGGTTGCACTATCTCTGCAAAGAAGTAGGCCATAGAGTAGCAGGCTCTGCCGCTGGGGCCGCCGCTGTAGAATACAGTCAGCAAATTCTAGATAGCATTGGCTGCGATAAGGTCTGGACCCAAGAGGTGGAGGTCCGCCACTGGAGCCGCGGAAGCATAGAAAAATGTAAGGTAGTTCAATCTAATACCCTAGGCGATTTGGAGCTCTCTGTGGTCGCTTTGGGCTACTCCGCCCCCACCCCAAACTTGGGCCTAAAGGCAGAAGTGATCGAGGTGAAATCTGTGGAAGAACTGCGCAAACTGCCCAGCAGCCAAGTCAAAGGCAAGTTTGTCTTTTTTAATGGGCCTATGGACCCCAAAAAGATCAATACCTTTCACGCTTATGGGGCCGCAGGCTCACAACGGACCTCTGGACCAAAAGTAGCTGCCCAAAAAGGCGCAGTAGGGGCTCTGGTCCGTTCTCTTACCCTCAAAAATGATGATGTCCCCCACTCTGGTGTGACCATTTTCCAACAAGAAAAGCCCATTCCAGCCGCAGCCCTAGGTATCCAAAGCGCCGATAAACTATCAGCTCTTTTGGCCCAAGAACCCAAGGCCAAGATTTTGCTAGAGCTAAATTGCCAAGATTTGGGCAAGCGCAAAACCTATAATGTAATTGGCGAAATCAAGGGCTCGGTCTATCCCGATGAGATTATTGTCGTAGGTGGCCATCTCGACTCTTGGGATTTGGGCGAGGGGGCCCATGATGATGGCGCTGGCTGCGTGCATGCCATGCAGGTCCTACACAGCTTCAAAGCCCTAGGTATTCGGCCCAAACATACGATTCGCTGTGTGCTTTTTGCCAATGAAGAAAGCGGCCTAGCTGGTGGTCGTAAATATGCCGCCGAAGCCGAGCGCAAAGGCGAAAAACATATTGCCGCCATTGAATCTGATGGAGGGGGACATGCCCCTAGAGGCTTTGCCATGGATGCCCTGCCCCATGTTCTAAAACCCGCCTATGCCAAGGCCCAAAACTGGAGAAGTTTAGTGGCCCCTTATGGCTTTTATGAACTCACTACTGGAGGTTCTGGGGCAGATATTAGTCCCCTCAAAAAGTTGGGCGTGGTCCTTTTTGGCTTCCGTCCCGACTCTCAACGCTATTTTGACTACCACCACTCTAGAAATGATGTTTTTGAAAATGTGCATCGCAGAGAACTAGAACTAGGCGCCGCCGGTATTGCCGCCTGGGTATACCTGATTGATAAATATGGCCTACAATAA
- a CDS encoding SAM-dependent methyltransferase, with protein MPAKLYLIPVPLGPSDYLPVPEQVIQVVHSLDHFIVERGKTARRFLKDWKTPVPFQEMTFFELNKRTDLAELPSFLEPALKMGKSIGLMSEAGCPGVADPGAAVIEMAHAKGIEVVPLVGPSSILLALMASGFNGQCFGFEGYLPIKKGDRQRKIKQLYAQSKKEGRSQIFIETPYRNMAMLEDLLAQLPKHCRLCVAADISLPSQYIKSQTVAEWKKGELPDLHKRPTVFLFLA; from the coding sequence ATGCCGGCTAAATTATACCTTATCCCCGTCCCTTTGGGCCCCTCCGATTATTTACCTGTCCCAGAACAAGTGATTCAAGTGGTGCATAGTTTGGACCATTTTATTGTTGAGCGAGGCAAAACCGCCCGCCGCTTTCTCAAGGATTGGAAAACCCCCGTCCCCTTTCAAGAAATGACCTTTTTTGAACTCAACAAACGCACCGACCTAGCCGAACTGCCCTCTTTCTTAGAGCCCGCCCTCAAAATGGGCAAAAGCATCGGCCTGATGTCTGAAGCAGGCTGCCCCGGCGTAGCCGACCCCGGCGCTGCCGTTATCGAAATGGCCCATGCCAAAGGCATTGAGGTGGTCCCCTTAGTCGGCCCCTCTTCTATCCTATTGGCCCTAATGGCTTCTGGCTTCAATGGCCAATGCTTTGGCTTCGAGGGCTATCTGCCCATCAAAAAAGGAGATCGCCAAAGAAAAATTAAACAGCTCTACGCCCAATCTAAAAAAGAAGGCCGCAGCCAAATTTTTATCGAAACGCCTTACCGCAATATGGCCATGCTAGAGGACCTTTTGGCCCAATTGCCCAAGCATTGTCGCCTTTGTGTAGCCGCAGATATTAGCCTGCCCAGCCAGTATATTAAAAGCCAAACTGTAGCCGAATGGAAAAAAGGAGAGCTGCCTGACCTCCATAAACGGCCTACCGTATTTCTTTTCCTTGCCTAA